The DNA sequence CGTTGATGCATTAATTTAGTGTAATTAggtactttcttttttttctccaacagGAGGTCGTAAGCCTCCAATAACACATTTGAAAACCATTCGGCACAATCCAGTGCATCTTCATAACACTTTATTGGGAACTTCTTGAAACGATAAGCCAGAATCTTATCATGAATTTGCTGATTTCTGTTCTTACACACTCTATTCATTATCTTTACCAATTCATTGTTAGTTAATTTTTAAGACCTGCGCTTGCTCCACAATGAATTTGATAGGTTCTTCATCTGTGAAAGTATGCAAAGCCTTCAACCATTTCTCTCCTTGATTTTCCAAGTCGTCGAAAAAATTCCTGTATGTGTTGTCAAATCGTTTTATAATAGTCCCTGCTTGGACAATGCAAACATCCTTAGCTTTGTCCTTCTCAAGATTATCGTTTTTTCGTTTGGCTTCATACGTTGCGTTCATTTGTTTCTCGAGTTGATGGTCTTTCGAGTTGATGGAATGATTAGAGTGGAGAAGATAACAAAAGTAAATTTAGTTAAGGACATGGCTCGAAGGCTCTTacttttattattcattttcatcatGTATTTTAATTGCGCTGTGACGTACCTCATCTTGTTTCGATGAATTTGGAAATTCATTTGTGAAAATCACATCTCTTGATCTGTAAACTTTCCTTGTTTCTGGGTCAAGTATTCTGTAACTGTTCGCGTTATAACCAATAAAGATACCCTTTTTACTTCGTTTATCAAGTTTCCGTAATGGACCTAAAACTTTAGTGTAAACAACACAACCAAATATTCTAAGATTTGATAAATCTGGCTTTCGGCCATACCAAAGTTCAGCTGGTTTTCTGTTCACAGTTTTGGATGGACATCGGTTTAATAAGTAGGCCGCTGTTAGAACAGCATGGCCCCACATTTCACTGTTTAGACCACGAGTACTTCTTGgaagaatttttctttcttatcaAGTTCTGCTTTGAGGAATCTGTTTTCAATTTCTAGACGGATAACGTCTTCTGAAATCCCACCATCCTGTGCCAAAACCCCGGGTATAGGGTTTTGGACAAGAAACTCAGAGCACCGTTTCTAACCGCAATGCTTGTTTTTCCCATGCAGGCAGAAACCCAGGCTCTGCGTCGTAGCAATATGGTTTTATAGGCGGTTGAGTTTACTCAGTGACCCTTCCCCAACTTTTCAGTGGATTCTACTGCTCGTATCTATTACAATCGTAAGGTTGGCAGGGAGGAGGAAATCAAAATAAGTTTAATTGTAATGGATAACACTAAGTACTAAAACATTCAATGCGACTGTATGTGGGAAAAGGAATCTCAATACTAAGAAGCATAAAGATGAGATGGTAATACTGTTGCTTTGAAGAATatttaccttaatttttttttttttttttttttttttttttttacgaaaacgaCGAAAATTTACAATCTCAACTGGAGTTGAAATGTTTTAATGTTTGCAATCTTGAATAGTTTGATACCAGGAAAAGTGTGTAAAAGTTTTCATTTGCAATGGTCGGGGCTTAAAGTTGTCGGACTGTATGAACTCCATTGGCTTGAAAATTAACTAAACCACTCACAATTTGACTCGCATCaagtagaaaggaactaagccacatcgaTCATTGATAAATTTCATTAGACGTTTTACTTTTTATAGGAGAACGGTTGcgcagattcttttgaaaatttcaagggatgcccATGATGAAGTGAAGCAAATGtgctgaaattttccaaataatcTTCACAACCATTTTCCTGTAGAAGAGTAAATTGTTCGATAAAACTTGGCAATTGCTAATGTgacatggttcctttctgcttaactcagtccaattcaTTCTTTGATATACTAGGGAGTAGGCACCGTTAATCTATTCTCTAGAATTATTTGTCTCTGTTCACAAAGATCTTTTCTCCCATGTACAGTCATAAATTCATACAAATTACATCTAAAATTATCACAAAAACGGCTTACTAGTAGTCTACTAAAGCTCTCTGGCTACAGTGTGCGACAAACAGAGGAAGGTGTTTCAGGAATCAATGAGTTCGTCCTCAGAGATCTACAGGAGTGTCTGttcgaaaaatctgaaaaccgCATACTTTTTGGGCACACAAGTCATGCATTCGGCCCATGTCCAGTCTTTTCCAAACTCCTCGCCCTCCTCAATCGTCTGCGGTAGACGGTGATGTAGAGTTTCCGGCAATCGCAAAGCTGTGAGTCCACCCAAAACCGAAACCACTCCCATGATGATGAGAGGCATTTTTAAGTTCTCTTGACCCTGCATAACAGAGtgtcacaaaaaaaattttatgttttattgaaaaattttcattaaagtaaATAGCCTTGTGCAGCTTTAATTAATTATTCATCTCTTTCTCtggaattttcacaaaaaacctATCCTATTTCTATCCGGCATTAACAATCAACCATTAACTGGAAATTACACCACTAATTTTGGGGTCATAATATTTCCGATGGTGAACCTATCATGAGGTGACTACTGAATGCTTTAAGCAGAGTTCTTTTTAGGGGATGAGAGGATCGAAACCATGCTCTGCTACCAGCGAGGGTGTGATAACGGTATCATACTCAGAACTGAGAGTAATGAGTAGAAGGCAAATTTTATCGGACTCATCAATTTTGGTTCTGATTTCTTCTAGTTCCCtatttatttcatcaaatttcatgaGGTAGTCCTCTAATGTGTCGGAGGATTGACGTTTCAACGTTAGTAATTTGTGCCAGagagtcaattttgaaaatgcgcCGTTCCTGACAAAGACAGCTTTTAACGCTTCTAACATTTTCTTAGCTGTTTTGGAGTCCTTGATTATGTCCAAGTGTTTGTCTTTGATGCCCTGTATGATGATAGCTTTGGCCTTAGCATCTTATATCGAAATCTTTCTTACTTTTAGCGACAGCGTCTGCTTCTGGGTTGTTGTCTACTACATCGAGAAATTGTTCTCTTTCCAAGATTGAGCGTATTCTAAATTgccaattgttgaaattggtgcCGGAGAACACTGGCACGTTGATTAATTTCACGTTATCATTCATAATTATTGATTGCAATAATTCATAAGATGTGCTTTTTGGAGGAAAAGTCCTGGCAGAACTACGTTCAGGTTAGACTTCATACACCGGCATAAAATTGCACATTTTAACTCGTAAACTCGCGAACACTATTATTTGGAATGCAAAACTGGGCCCCATAACCTTTTAGAGGATGAGGTTTTCGGTAGAGAACTAGAGAGACGATAACTTCGGAGACATTAGGAATACTTTATTCTTGTATCAGATACACGAGACAACGAGAACAGGCTACTTGCTTGAAGCAGTTGAAAGAAGTAGGAAGGAGATAAAAGAGATGGAGACTCTAATAGTGAGAGAAGTGAATGGCCGACAGATGGTGCTCTAATATATGTGTGACAGTTCTGAATTGCCCCGCATTggaattttcctcttaaaataatTAGATGTAGTCTATTTCTAtgtttacataattttttgggTGTCTGCAACCAACAAAATTTGAACCTTATCTAAAATCTTTCCAAACTTACAAGCACCTACCAAGTAGTTGATGAATGGTATAATAATCAGTCCAAGACCAGCAATGTATGCTGAAGCACCAATCCCTAGGCCACGAATTGATGTAGGATACAACTCTCCGGCAAATGGGTAAATGATCAAAAAAGATGCTGAAATCGTGAATTTTGAGAAGAGGAACATAATTAATATTGACTCCGCATCACCTGGAACAAAGACGTTTGTTTTCATGATACTAGTTTTCAGTGAGAAAACCGCACTCATTCAAATTCACCGGAGTATAATGGATACAGAATTCCCGGGAGAAATGCAAAGAATTACATCTGtctaaaagtttgaaattctAATCTGCCTTTCAGAGTAAGAGATAATTCTAACCAGTCTTTCTTTAATGTAAGCAAAGTTTTTATTGCTTAACCTGAGAGTTTTTAAAGATCCGAttgcacagtattttttattatttttatctggtatgggaaatagtataaaaatagatttaaaagtgagagagCACCCCGTCGAAAGATGTCATCTGGCAgcatctcccatttaaacacttgTATTTTAGCGGATTAAaccattttgtcatatcttctccaacaattgttcaatttatgaaccaagggtaatCTCGTGTTCAGCTTTCTCAGTAGTTTCCATTCAAAcgcaaaatttatcaaatttcagacacctgcaaattctccattcgatTAATGGGGTTGCATTAGCTCAACGATTTATACACTTCTGAACTAAATTTATTTGTATGAAAGTAGGGTGGAAATTACAGAGTCAAGAAACTGAATTGTCAGATCATATATGAGACTTACTTTCTGGCAGCAAAACAGTGCCTATACAGCTAAAACCGCTGAGAACCATGCTCATGGCAAGTGGCCACCTTCGACCCCATCTGTCCATTATGATCCAGCAGACAATATAACTGGGGATCTCCACAAAACAAGAGAGCAGAAAGCTGATGTATTGGTTATGCCCCACAGCTGGTCCATAATAACTCAGTCCCACGTAAACAGTTTCTGCTGCAAACcttcaaaaaaggaaaatagtcCGTATAATGAAAACTTATTTTATCGGCTCCTCcaattggattttgaaatttaccTTGTATAAAACTGATTTTTAGATTAACGATAATCaaaacaaatggaaaaataaataaacatgaaaGATACCCACTGTCATCTCTAACATTCGTAGAATCGTCACATTTATTTGAGAACTTACCAATTGAGAGTTATGAGCAACGTTTTCAGCCGCATATTGGGTGTACGACACAATGATGATAGCCCAGGACCTGTCTGCAGTCTTCGCTCTTCGCTTCGCGTCCTCACCAGCATCATCCTTTGCTACCAACAATGAAAATGATAATAATCAAGTGAACAGCATGTAGTAAACATTTCTCTGTGTCCTGTATTCTCTCAGATATGCAACGCTAATCTTTTCGAAACTTTCCAGTTTTAAGCTATTTTTCTACttacaaggggaggctaccgattgtccacctcagatcgggttcaaatttggcagagaggtagaataggttaatataagaacccgtatttttttttaggtgccaatgcccagccgtttttgagttatgaatttttgaagttgccgtttcttcgtgtcagcgacgcgctcaagttgagcctactgtgcgcgcaccttTTAATGCGATCCGAATGACATTATGCTCATGAGAGACAGTTGTCCaggcggtagcgcgctcgcctatTGTGCTGCAGGTTCGGAGTTCGATACTTGTTCcgtgtgttcaatttttaaaattgattagtttgttttttaatcgcttcatcacaagaaattgtaagtcaccttgtagacgttatgattctaattattttttacgtatattttattttttattttttttaatgagtgttTGACAATAAAGGAAAATAACATAATTAGCATCACAAcgtctacaaggtgacttacaatttcttgtgatgaagcgattaaaaaacataataatcaattttaaaaattaaattcgcgGAATAAGTATCGAACTCCGAACCTGCAGCATCATAGACGAGCCCGCTACCGCTTGGACAATTGTCTCACATGAACGGCACGACATTCGGATCGCATTAAaaggtgcgcgcacagtaggctcaaattgagcgcgtcgctgacacgaaaaaacggcaacttcaaaaattcataactcaaaaacggctgggcattggcacctaaaaaaaaatacgggttcttatattaacctattctacctctctgccaaatttgaacccgatctgaggtggacaatcggtagcctccccttgttaGTTATTTAGTCTCAATGCAATTTCTATTACATTTTCTCTAAGCTAGTTTGTTCGAAATGTGCCTTTAATTTTAAGTGTATGCTTCCACAATTTTAGCCTCTTGTTTATCTTGAAGGCAAGTAACATTTtcaaataaccaaattttaagtttaaaaattccttaaaatccTGCAGCTTTCAAAAGTTGTAACTTGCTTCTGCCAAGGGTAAAATTGAGCTCGTGAGGTCAATTTTTTGCTAAGATGGTTCAAAATTGccaacgttttaattttttctaacaTGCCGTttatctttcttattttttagagGCTCCAATTTTGCGCTGACGAATTTGGGCCTTGTTGAATCGTTTCTCATTATATATTCATACATGTGTTTGCACTTGAACAAAAATGAAAGAGGGGGAGAAAGTCAAGGGTTGTAATGTTCCTAATAGATATGGCCAATTTATGGAACGTATTTCGTCtgttacttacttacttttaaCTTTAATTTAAAAGCTTCCGGCATCTCTTTCTTATTCACCCTTGCTAGTGTCTCTAATATTTTTGAGGCCTCCTCAAGTCTTCCTTTGGCCAATAGCCATCTTGGTGATTCTGGCAGCACCCTGAAAGAATAACGATGTAACATGGAATTATTTAGAATGTAAAAAATAGATTGTAAAagaatcactgaaaaaataattttgtattttttggtttattttatgtatttttatttttcaaaaattttttgaataaaataaaattaaacattgaTCAAAGGAAACTGCAAAtgggattttgcaaaatttgggaATGACTTCAtaaatatggacgtatttctgttaaacggaactaagcgccaaattaaGCTCCTATTGAGGATTAGCGCCCGGATAgcgcattctgtcaaacggaaccaagcgccatggaaaagcattgcaagtataggatggaacgagcatcgcgttcggcagcacccgccaatccaagcccctctCTCCCTTCcgccccctatggcgcttagttctgtttgatagaaatatgtccatatcGTGTGAAATGAGGATGGTTGCTCGGTGTGTAATAAGATGGTATTTCATCAGCGTAGACGCTTCAGCCTTTTTATCtgttctatttttttgtttgtcaaaaaaaatgaatcagtcatctattataatttttcagtattCGTCATTTCAGGGACTGTACAGTTTTTGTAAATACTTGAcctgaaacttatgaatattaatgactttgattttgtacaattttgtttataaaattttgtttttgacgTCGTAAAACAATGATTTATCTCATTAAAAGCAAAACTCACCACCAGTAAAGAAAGTATAAGAAGAATGGAAgagatgttgcatatgcaaGCTGTACCCAGTCACGAATGAAGTATGCAACACCTGCTAAAAGCGTCAGTCCAAGAGTGTAAAATGAGCATGTCAAAACCGTGACAAAGGAACGGTAGTTAGGACCAACCAACTCTAATGCTGAAATCACAATGAAGATTAGACAGCCTGTTTTAGaatcattttctttctaattaAAGATCCATTCACTAATTCATGGAATTGCGAAACACAGATGCACAAATCtgggttcaaaaaaaaaaaatcctgttaCCACAAGGCCCGAATGCCTGCTGAACTTGGTTACTCAATCTTAGAAATGATTTATGATCTAATTAGAAAACTGGAAGCGCTTTTCCTCAGACCAGGATTATTTTTCGTCAAAGCATTCTTTGCTTAAATTATGATGTAtaatcagatatttttttttatcaaaattttttcggaaaagatTGGGCGCTGTAATCGAAATtatgaaatcaaataaaatccaAGGCTGTTGATAACTTTGGAcctaacaagaaaaaaaaagctttgcACTTACAAATAATGAAAGGTATCTGATAGACTGCAGGTATGGTGAGTCCAACAATAACTCGATAAGCCGCCCACTGCCAAAAATTGACGGCCGTTGCTGTCAAAACACTTCCCAATAGTAGTGTTGCCAGGCATAAGAAGAAAGATAATTTTCTACCTAATCTGAAACCAAGTGTATCATGTTCTTTAAATGAAGGTGATCTTTGTAGAGTAAATATAAGAAAATAATGAGAGActataatataaaaaaaccctATCCTAAAGTTGACAAGGTGCacatatattttgaaagaaaaaagttgttCGAGAAAGGTTTTTTACTTTCTGCGGAATAAGGGATCTCAGGCTTTCAAGGTCTATGAAATCATACTCACCGTTAATTCAAACTAGTAAACAGAATTCATAAGGTTTGGAAACATCGTTTTAACCAATTTAAAACAATGAGATTAGCATTTCTGGAACTTTATTTCCGCTTCAAGcaaagagagaaaccaaaataTTTAATAAGCTCGCTTAATTGTGCTAGTCGAGTTTTTAAGTCAATGCTTACCTATCATTAACTACACCAAATAAATAAACTCCAACTGGTCCTCCAATATTGAGCGCAACCAATCCATAGGTGGGATATATATCATGATCACATACTAAATCAAACTGCAACATAATTTGAATACAATTTAAGTGGCACACATACCAAAGAAACATTTAATGTACACGACGGTCTGTAGAattagggaaagtcagggaatttccgaTGACCGGAAGAAGTCatggaaagtcaaggaattcgTGAAAAAGTTATGGAATTTATGACACATCTACTAATCActaaacaataaaaacacactaaaatacaaaaaaacaatgggtatacaaggctagaggagacataaaacaaccagCCTCTTCTAGCCTTCCTCTAGCTTTGTGTACcctttgttttttgtattttagtgtgtttttattgttgtctgcattcgggctattgtgtctCCCGCTCTCTTATCACTAATCACTAAAACATATCAATCTATATCTTTAACTAATAATCAGTGCGTTTgcactaatttttacaaaatatcaatATCTTTGTCATAAATTTTCGTAATAATCAGTTCGTTGagtaaaatcgattttttttattcatgtagCCGAACttctttcttctgttttttaaCTCCATTAGTTCGGTTAAACGAGTTTAAAGTTGGGTTTGACAAATTGGATGGTTGGTATGATATGAAacactattttcttttttaattcgtaaatatgcaattttatcttcttggaagttaaaatatttgcagGACGTGTTTCgcctcatttaacttttttactcatacgttaaagtctctgagtcagtcGGAAAGAGACTCTCCTTCATTTTGAGGAAACGCAATTTTACCTTCTTTACATGTATCACGCGTTTCGTCCCATTCAACTTTTTCTATTCCAGCGTTAAAGTCTACCAGTAAACCGaaaagagattctccttcattttgtggatacgcaattttacctacctgGATGTATTACGCTTTTCGCcccattcaatttttctacccttgcgttaaagtctccgagtaaGCCGaaaagagattctccttcattttgtgagtacgcaattttacctacttggatGCATCACGCGTTTCGCCCCATGTAACTTTTCTacccctgcgttaaagtctccgagtaaGCCGaaaagagattctccttcattttgtggatactCAATTTTACCTGCTTGAATGTATCTCGCGATTCGCCTCATTCAACTTTTCCACTTTTGCATTAAAGTCTTCGAGTAAGCCGAAAGGAGAATGTCCTTCATTTTGTATATTCATGCAATTGTGCTCAATTGTAAAGTCTAAATAGTTGCATATTGCCCGATCATTTTTTCTATTCTGCGTTAAAAACTCTTGAGTCATTGCAAAAGAGACCAGGCTTcttttggattacattttgcaataaggaaccattatttctggttCTCCCTTAAAATCACAAATCTGCattgggaaaccaatggtatgtATGCTGTTTCCCAAATAGACCAGAGATAGttgttctttattgcaaaatgcaatccttttCATTGTTGCGGCTACGCGAGAAAGTTTTGGTGCTTTTATATaattggtcagttgcgcttcatccgagtttcacgttgtaTGAACAGTACAGATATGTGTTTCTCTGACTGATAAAAGCAAGGTATAAGAAACGGTGTctctaccgtggtggatgacgccATAAACCGATTTCtttaaagcgcgatatctcggtcaacATTAAACGAAGAAAGTTGCGATTTGggcagatctcattatttttagcgaATCCACAAGTATCAAGCATcggaacacgattctgtgaccagcgcaactgacctattgtTACCtaccggatctgtgaaaagggacctccTTCGTcttccggaagaaaattttcgaacttcCCGCGAAAAACGATTTCGgaaagcgcctgcaaaactccagggatacttcaagcattgcgcaatcgCTACTCGATCTCTTGTCTCACTCGCGTAGGCTCCGAGTGCTTTCTGTATTCCTGTCTATTTTGTTCAATCTccgtatcgatggccaaagtgcgaaaccacgtatctccgtttgcgacgttgcagacttcctgccatactttattttttcctcggaaaacttGTCATCgtgatttcctgaaaatttccttgatttttcttctctgtccgCAAAATATTCTACGTACATTTTTAGCTGTGTAATAGACttttttctcctcgaaaaagtaaagtaggagcgggaattttgagacaccacaatggagatgcgtggttttacACTTTGGCCATTACTTTCGGCACTTTCCATCGTGATTTCCtggaaacttccttgattttccttctcagtCAGTAGTTAATTCCGTACAAAATTCAAGCTGTAAAGTCGGCTTGTCTCTTTTCGAAATCATGGAAAagagcggatattttgaaacaccgcaatggagatacgtggtttcgcactttacagggttgccacagtcagggaatatcgggaaatccgggaattgtcagggaattttttaaagtcagggaaaatgacgaaaatgtcagggaaaaatccttAAGTCACCTTCATTCGCTTTCTAGAagaggtttgacgtttcgaaaaaCACAtttgcttgaaaactatttctaattatgtcctTTTTAccatcctcaattgtcagggaatttcaccaaaatgtgtcagggaaatgtcagggaatttcattttctaagttctgtggcaaccctgacttcagccatcgatatttctTAGTATCAAGGGGGCAGGTCACTCACGCTTATTACTATGGAGGAAATGACTTCCGTTCTGTTGTACTCCCATCCATCAAGACACGGCTCCGTCGGCCAGCTCGCGTTGGGAGCCAGGTCTTCAACATCTTGGTCCAGTAACAGGTCCGTCCAGTTCACCGCGTAACGTGCACAACTGGCCGCCGTGCCATTTGCATCGATCTGAAATTCATAATCAATTTGCTCAGATCGTAAGGCCGTGGGGTTCATGACCGAATCATGAACAAAAATTATGACATCTCTGCATCAGGCAGTTCacaaatgaggagcttggacgaggcgcataagtgcaatttttgaaaaaaaattgagattttcattAACTTAACTAAAACTAGCTTTAAAGTATATTGAATTATGAGTTCATAGATAATTTGACTGTTGACTCCAGAGTAAGATGATAGCATCAGGCTGGTCGAAGATTGCAATAATGCAATcgcaaaatatttaatttattctcTGTTTTTGGACTATGAActatttttcccccttatttaaaaaaaaaaaaaaaaaacaaaaaaaaaaaaaaaaaaacttgtagcCCGTTTTGAGTTACTTTCCCTCTTTGTGGAGCTCGAAGGACAGGGCGCATACACGcagtctttgaaaaattcagatattcatgaactcaactaaaactagctTTAAagtatattctatgaaaaattcacaaccaAAATCCTAACTTCAAAGATTcgaaaagtgagtttgaactttctttctgccacaaggctccatgtaattttgaaactttaaacacgtatttcttaaaatagcaaaaactgcacttatgcgccttgccctccaatTCCCTCACATAGGCGGCTTAAGGGTTTGAATTTATGTCTTAATACTACTTTTCCATATTCCCCCAATTCAAATTTCGGACAGTTTggtaaaaacaatttattttcaaaggagCAACTAAAAAGCAAATCATTCAACAGTACCTTTCCCCTTCCCCTCCCTTATCGAACTTCGTTCAtcaatcggactacattttgcaattagaaactaaaatttttgacacatttcagGAAAAACATACGTGCCGTTAGTTTTCCACGTAGAGAGGTGTTTTTATGtccgagccagaaattttagttccttgttacaaaatgtagtcaaattcactttaccgcacaacgatcgtgaaattgcgaaaatttgTGCCTATTTCGGTTTGCGGGATCGCAGATGTCCCGTCCaacttcattttctaaataaagTTTTCAACTGCTACACGTCATTTCTTGAacattttggtgatttttcccatttgaagacTCTGTAAGAATTTCAGATtataatgttgatttgttcgccttttaaaaaataaaataggagctggaattttgaaacttcgcaatAGAGGTCCAAATTATTCAGTTCCACAGGCGGTAAGTTCGGTTTCACAAAACGAATACCTAGTTGGAAAGATATAAACCGAACGTACGGTTCAATAATCGAACTTTTCTTTTCAGCGAAAGATTTTTCTCTTTCACACAAAATTCGACTGAAAGTCAGCAGTGATAATGTTTGAGGTTCCCTGGGAATGTTTGACACTCCTTGCAATATTTACGCTTTCGGTCAGATCGAAGCGCCACGATTATATtccctttaaggtgattcgacggttgccattttgggcgcttctgggtaccagatgcgccctttccagccgttcgactcccccgatgtaacatgtactatactacataccgttttgccttatgggtaactAGCAACCAACCCGTGCTTCGCACGGTGATAAACcgtcattaatgaaattacaccatgttataacaataacttttgtattaatatattttactatacctcttatgcccatatttatatttttaatataattattcagaggctacaaaatttttttacatatgggggctgttgttgtacccatcagcgaaacaaaaaacatgtttgcgagtatcaattttgtaaatatggtagtaatttatagacccagcagtcttgaaattaaaaaataaataactgttgtaagaagatgtatttattaatttcaataaataaaaaaggcaaattttgagatgtttctctacactaaaaacattaaatgaaaaatcatacaa is a window from the Bemisia tabaci chromosome 5, PGI_BMITA_v3 genome containing:
- the CarT gene encoding carcinine transporter, giving the protein MSQEPSPNQTPIKAKVHENDQMDLDDLLPAIGEFGRYQKLLLWFICLPACIPCGFGAFNQLFMADVPPHWCKVPQLMGPDHNLTAEQRKYLAIPAIDANGTAASCARYAVNWTDLLLDQDVEDLAPNASWPTEPCLDGWEYNRTEVISSIVISFDLVCDHDIYPTYGLVALNIGGPVGVYLFGVVNDRLGRKLSFFLCLATLLLGSVLTATAVNFWQWAAYRVIVGLTIPAVYQIPFIISLELVGPNYRSFVTVLTCSFYTLGLTLLAGVAYFIRDWVQLAYATSLPFFLYFLYWWVLPESPRWLLAKGRLEEASKILETLARVNKKEMPEAFKLKLKQRMMLVRTRSEERRLQTGPGLSSLCRTPNMRLKTLLITLNWFAAETVYVGLSYYGPAVGHNQYISFLLSCFVEIPSYIVCWIIMDRWGRRWPLAMSMVLSGFSCIGTVLLPESDAESILIMFLFSKFTISASFLIIYPFAGELYPTSIRGLGIGASAYIAGLGLIIIPFINYLGQENLKMPLIIMGVVSVLGGLTALRLPETLHHRLPQTIEEGEEFGKDWTWAECMTCVPKKPDSHAGSYEDLRERDVVEMLPTLPHQESDPLRGSLRGSVRGSVRDPLRDPLSRRARLVRQASTMETPLDSTGGIKMTHWF